A portion of the Trachemys scripta elegans isolate TJP31775 chromosome 9, CAS_Tse_1.0, whole genome shotgun sequence genome contains these proteins:
- the GPR160 gene encoding probable G-protein coupled receptor 160 yields the protein MAAMSCANCSFQYYSQLNQPLEASCMLLLIMLGKVSLNLFMLRVRRLDVKQSFMGYFCISLALLDFTLLVNIAFISYFEDFALWGVRFTKYHICLFTQIISLMYGVLHYPVCLVSVLDYYMTIAQTPKPASIGQRLLYILAVVFIWISVLFYILKVPAVSAELEIQNHFFTCPFYISIQSYWLSLTILFVIGVALVICWSEVITMVRSVRIISFTSVTVLIFSYASDCDCTVCKKQLLTRLLICFLGTWTPFVFLQMIILLLGAQIPAYMEMNVPWLYFINSFLIATAYWFRCHDIQLTEGMWSADPFVSWKFCFIPFNNQNTEQAEKPGTVIIC from the coding sequence ATGGCTGCCATGTCTTGTGCAAATTGTTCCTTTCAATACTACAGCCAACTCAATCAACCTCTTGAAGCTAGCTGTATGCTGCTCCTGATTATGCTTGGAAAAGTGTCGCTCAATCTCTTCATGTTGCGAGTTAGAAGACTGGATGTAAAACAAAGTTTTATGGGATATTTCTGTATTTCACTGGCACTCCTTGACTTCACACTTCTGGTGAATATAGCTTTCATCTCCTATTTTGAGGACTTTGCACTTTGGGGTGTGAGATTTACCAAGTACCACATCTGTCTATTCACTCAGATAATTTCCCTTATGTATGGTGTCTTGCATTACCCAGTTTGTCTTGTGTCTGTTCTGGATTATTACATGACTATAGCTCAAACCCCTAAACCTGCTAGCATAGGTCAAAGACTACTTTATATACTTGCTGTGGTTTTTATATGGATTTCAGTCCTCTTTTATATTCTGAAAGTTCCAGCTGTCTCTGCAGAATTAGAAATACAGAACCACTTTTTTACATGCCCTTTCTATATCAGTATTCAGAGCTACTGGCTATCATTAACCATCCTGTTTGTTATAGGCGTGGCTCTTGTGATTTGTTGGTCAGAAGTTATAACTATGGTGCGGTCCGTCCGGATTATTTCCTTTACAAGTGTGACTGTTTTAATCTTTTCATATGCATCTGACTGCGATTGCACTGTCTGTAAAAAGCAGCTTTTGACAAGACTCCTCATCTGCTTTCTTGGCACCTGGAcaccttttgtttttcttcagatgATCATCTTGTTGCTTGGTGCTCAGATTCCAGCCTACATGGAGATGAATGTCCCCTGGCTATACTTCATAAACAGCTTTCTAATCGCAACAGCATACTGGTTTAGGTGTCATGACATTCAATTGACAGAGGGGATGTGGTCTGCAGATCCATTTGTCAGCTGGAAATTCTGCTTCATCCCATTTAACAATCAAAATACAGAGCAAGCTGAAAAGCCAGGCACAGTAATCATCTGTTAA